From the genome of Geothrix sp. 21YS21S-4, one region includes:
- a CDS encoding tetratricopeptide repeat protein, which translates to MLAACADRMRALKPKDAKYLAECGRAYLAAGNKAKAESAFQAAETREPKDGQVLRLIAFGWLKQGYKTEALEGYGKILARDPRNKEALAQAGVDLAEVGLNAEAERYMDALAALEKDDWERFLRFGRAFLVTGQRKRASVWFARATTVKPDEEKVFLEIGRAFAETQSVM; encoded by the coding sequence GTGCTGGCGGCCTGCGCGGACCGCATGCGGGCCCTGAAGCCGAAAGACGCGAAGTATCTCGCCGAGTGCGGGCGGGCTTACCTCGCCGCGGGAAACAAGGCCAAGGCGGAATCGGCTTTCCAGGCGGCGGAGACGCGCGAGCCGAAGGACGGGCAGGTGCTGCGCCTGATCGCCTTCGGTTGGCTCAAACAGGGCTACAAGACCGAGGCGCTGGAGGGCTACGGAAAGATCCTCGCGCGGGATCCCCGGAACAAGGAGGCTCTGGCCCAGGCGGGCGTGGATCTCGCGGAAGTGGGCCTGAACGCGGAGGCGGAGCGCTACATGGACGCCCTGGCGGCGCTGGAGAAGGACGACTGGGAGCGGTTCCTGCGCTTCGGCCGCGCCTTCCTGGTGACGGGTCAACGCAAGCGCGCCAGCGTCTGGTTCGCTCGCGCGACGACTGTGAAACCAGACGAGGAGAAGGTCTTCCTCGAGATCGGCCGCGCCTTCGCTGAAACCCAGAGCGTGATGTAG
- a CDS encoding type II CAAX prenyl endopeptidase Rce1 family protein, whose protein sequence is MGSPFIDDAGRVRNGWKILGFVALMNLLGFLAWLLGQAIPSAWKGVLSPRWIDAVVALAATWVCLRVEDEPLRAIGLERGRAFLKDFVAGVLLGAAIIGIAACAVRLLGGFHWVRTPRVGPAALLSGIWLYLAVAWAEELLFRGYPFQRAARGLGFPAAQAAFALAFAAAHWNNPGMSGATRIWATLTIALAALLLGLAWRRTGSLALPIGLHLGWNWMQGPLLGFGVSGTSDGAGWWTPVFHGRPQWLTGGEFGLEASAACALACAAAILGLWRWKGRGGATGI, encoded by the coding sequence GTGGGCAGCCCATTTATCGATGACGCGGGAAGGGTCCGCAACGGCTGGAAGATCCTGGGGTTCGTGGCCCTGATGAACCTGCTGGGGTTCCTGGCGTGGCTCCTGGGCCAAGCCATTCCTTCGGCCTGGAAAGGGGTATTGTCCCCTCGCTGGATTGACGCCGTAGTAGCTCTTGCAGCGACCTGGGTCTGCCTCCGCGTGGAGGACGAGCCCCTGCGCGCGATCGGGCTGGAGCGCGGGCGCGCCTTTCTGAAGGACTTCGTGGCGGGCGTCCTGTTGGGCGCCGCCATTATCGGAATCGCGGCCTGCGCCGTCCGGCTCCTGGGCGGTTTCCACTGGGTTCGGACGCCGCGCGTGGGGCCGGCGGCCCTCCTGTCCGGAATCTGGCTCTACCTCGCCGTGGCGTGGGCCGAGGAACTGCTGTTCCGCGGCTACCCCTTCCAGCGGGCGGCGCGGGGTCTCGGCTTTCCCGCCGCCCAGGCCGCCTTCGCCCTGGCTTTCGCCGCAGCCCACTGGAACAATCCGGGCATGTCCGGCGCCACCCGGATCTGGGCCACCCTCACCATCGCCCTCGCGGCCCTCCTGCTTGGTCTCGCCTGGCGCCGCACGGGCAGCCTCGCGCTCCCCATCGGCCTCCACCTGGGCTGGAACTGGATGCAGGGCCCGCTCCTGGGCTTCGGTGTGAGCGGCACCTCGGACGGCGCCGGGTGGTGGACGCCGGTCTTCCACGGCCGGCCCCAGTGGCTCACGGGCGGCGAGTTCGGCCTGGAAGCGAGCGCCGCCTGCGCCCTGGCCTGCGCGGCAGCCATCCTCGGCCTGTGGCGGTGGAAGGGGCGCGGGGGCGCCACTGGCATCTGA